One bacterium genomic window, CGACCACATCCACAACCCCTCGACCCGGGCGCGCGGCGACTACCCGCCCATGCTGGCGCACCGGAGCGCTGGCTCGCGTGAGCCCGCGGCTTGCTAGTCTGGTAGAGCTGGACGGGTGAAACAGGCCTCCCAGAAGGGTACGCAGGAGGGTGAAGGACTCAAATCGTGAACTACGCGTAGGAGATGTGGAGCAACGAATATTGTTCATTCGTAGTGAGAAGGTCATTCTCGATGCGGACCTTGCTGCATTCTATGGAGTGCCGACGAAGCGGCTGAACGAGCAGGTGAAGCGCAACAGGGGACGGTTTCCTGCGGACTTCATGTTCGAACTGACTGGTATCGAAAAAGACGAGGTGGTCGCAAATTGCGACCACCTGTCTAGATTGAAGTACTCCAAGGCTTTACCGTACGCGTTCACAGAACATGGCGCCATCATGGCGGCGAGCGTGCTCAACTCGCAACGAGCGGTCGAAATGAGCGTGTTCGTGGTGAGAGCATTCGTCAAGCTTCGGCAAGCGGTTCTTCAGCACGCAGAACTAGGCCGGCGCCTGGAGGAGCTGGAACACCGGCTCGGCTCGCACGATCAACAGATTGTGGCTCTGGTGGAGGCAATTCGGCGCCTGATGAGTCCTGCGGCCGTGCCCAGGCGGCGACGGATCGGTTTCGGGGGTGGCGAGCCCTGACAGGCGCATGGACCAGTCGAAGGCTCTGTCATGGAACTGGCTTGTGCCTGATCCGCGCCAGCCGGCTTCGCCAGCAACCGTCGCTGGTCATGCGCAGCGATACCCCGCTTCAGCGATGACACCACCAGGTGACGCCCTGGCCGTCCAGAAAGGCCTCGGCGTCGCGGCCGTGCAGCATCGCCAGGGTGGCCAGCACGCCGGCCTCGGTGCAGGTCGGGGCCGCCACGGTCACCGCGCGCGGGGCGTCGCGCACCGGCCAGCCCGTGCGCGGGTTCAGCAGGTGGCCGTAGCGGACGCCGCCGCGCAGCAGGTAGCGCCGCGCGTCGCCGCTGGTGGCCAGCCCTCCGGTCTTCATCTCCAGGATGCGTTCGGCGTGGTCCTCGCGGCCGGGGTCTTCGACCCCCACCCGCCAGGCCGCGCCGTCGCTGCGGGGGCCGGTGGCGCGCAGGTCGCCGCCCAGGTTCACGAGCGCGGCGGCCGGCGCCGCCGCGGCCAGCAGGTCGGCCGCACGGTCGGCCGCGTACTCCTTGCCCAGGCCGCCGAGGTCGATCTCCATGCCCGCCGGCAGCGTGATCACCGGGTTGTGCCAGGCGACCTTCTCCCAGCCGATCAGCGGCAGCAGCGCCTTGACCCGCCCGCGCGAGGGCAGGCGGTCGCTCCCGTCGAACTTCCAGACGCGTCGTAGGATGCCCGAAGTGACGTCGAAGCGGCCGCCGCTGAGGGCGTGGCACTGTGCGGCGAGGTCGAGCAGCCGCGCGGTCTCGTCGTCGATGCGGACGGGGGCGCCGCCGGCAGCGTTGATCGCCCCGACAGCGCTGTCGTCGCGGTAGCGGCTGAACTTGCGCTCGATGCGCAGGACTTCGGCGGCAGCGAGGTCGCAGAGGCGCCGGGCCGACGCCTCGTTGCAGTTCTCGAACAAGACCTCGCAGGGGCCGCCCATGGCCGTGAAGGTCCCGACCAGCAGGTCGCCGCGGCGCAGCACGACGACGGTCACCTCAGGACCCGAACGAGTAGCCCACCTGGAAGATCCAGGCGTCGACGACCGGGAACAGGTCGAAGCCCGCCAGGTCGCCGGGCGCGCCGGCGGGGTGGCCGTCGCCGGACTGGCGGTAGTACTCCACGCGCGCGGTCAGGCGGTGGTCGCGGCCGATGTCGCGGCCGTGCTCCAGTCCGAACGTCCAGGCGCCGAATTCGCCGAGCCGGTAGTCGGCCGTGGCGTGGTCGGGCAGCGCGGCGCCGTCGAGCAGCCAGCGGGCGTAGAAGTCGGCGGCCGACTGGCGGTAGAAGCGCACGTGGGGCTGCAGGTACTTGCCGCCGCCGCCCAGCGCGACGCGGTCGCGCAGCTCGATGGTGTGCGAGGCGATGCCCCAGTCGTCGGTCATGAAGCGGTAGGAGAGGTCGGCGACGCCGTGGGACAGCTGCCGCTTCACGCGGCCGAAGAGGATGTGCTTGGTGCGCGCGTCGGGGCGGTTCTCGAAGAGCTGGTCGACCGGCGCG contains:
- a CDS encoding ORF6N domain-containing protein, translating into MFIRSEKVILDADLAAFYGVPTKRLNEQVKRNRGRFPADFMFELTGIEKDEVVANCDHLSRLKYSKALPYAFTEHGAIMAASVLNSQRAVEMSVFVVRAFVKLRQAVLQHAELGRRLEELEHRLGSHDQQIVALVEAIRRLMSPAAVPRRRRIGFGGGEP
- a CDS encoding FAD:protein FMN transferase, giving the protein MTVVVLRRGDLLVGTFTAMGGPCEVLFENCNEASARRLCDLAAAEVLRIERKFSRYRDDSAVGAINAAGGAPVRIDDETARLLDLAAQCHALSGGRFDVTSGILRRVWKFDGSDRLPSRGRVKALLPLIGWEKVAWHNPVITLPAGMEIDLGGLGKEYAADRAADLLAAAAPAAALVNLGGDLRATGPRSDGAAWRVGVEDPGREDHAERILEMKTGGLATSGDARRYLLRGGVRYGHLLNPRTGWPVRDAPRAVTVAAPTCTEAGVLATLAMLHGRDAEAFLDGQGVTWWCHR